In the Rhodothermaceae bacterium genome, one interval contains:
- a CDS encoding NAD(P)(+) transhydrogenase (Re/Si-specific) subunit beta, giving the protein MPSGLVNGLYLFSAILFIVGLKRLQSPVTARRGNRVAALGMLIAVIVTLFSQEILTPVEMIVGLLIGGFIGAVLAMRVQMTAMPELVAAFNGFGGLASALVASAEIIPMVLEHDGTAEIDSGVFPYLSVLVGMVTFSGSVIAFLKLSGKMTGNPIEFPGRYVVLVAFLALMIASIVWTFFGGEILLCFLILAALSLIFGILIVLPIGGADMPVIVAFLNALSGLAAAATGFVLSNTVLIISGALVGASGIMLTNTMCVAMNRKFWQVMVGGFGGDSDEEGAGKLADGRTITSTTPDDTAIMLSYARKVIIVPGYGLAVAQAQHQVRELADVLQAQGVEVKYAVHPVAGRMPGHMNVLLAEANVPYDSLFEMDEINHEFESTDVALVIGANDVVNPAARHDKSSPIYGMPILNVDQAESVVFLKRSMRPGYSGVPNLLFFEPNTRMLFGDAKDSVTELINEVKAV; this is encoded by the coding sequence ATGCCTTCAGGACTCGTTAATGGGCTCTATCTCTTCTCCGCGATCCTGTTTATTGTGGGGCTGAAAAGATTGCAGTCTCCTGTCACGGCACGTAGAGGAAACCGGGTTGCGGCACTGGGAATGCTAATTGCGGTGATCGTCACGCTATTTTCCCAGGAAATTCTCACACCAGTCGAGATGATAGTCGGACTGTTGATTGGAGGATTTATTGGTGCAGTGTTGGCAATGCGCGTCCAAATGACCGCAATGCCAGAATTGGTGGCGGCGTTTAACGGGTTTGGTGGATTGGCGTCGGCACTTGTGGCATCGGCAGAAATAATCCCTATGGTCCTCGAGCACGATGGGACGGCAGAAATCGACTCTGGTGTATTTCCGTATTTGAGTGTACTGGTGGGGATGGTTACATTTTCCGGGAGTGTCATCGCTTTCTTGAAGCTCAGCGGCAAGATGACGGGGAACCCGATTGAGTTTCCGGGCCGGTACGTGGTTCTGGTGGCCTTTCTGGCTTTGATGATCGCCTCCATCGTGTGGACATTTTTTGGTGGAGAAATCCTTCTATGTTTTTTGATTCTTGCCGCTTTATCCCTGATCTTCGGAATTCTGATTGTCCTACCCATTGGCGGTGCGGATATGCCTGTCATTGTGGCATTTTTGAATGCGCTCTCTGGATTGGCTGCGGCAGCTACTGGGTTCGTATTGTCAAACACCGTTCTGATCATCAGCGGTGCGCTGGTTGGGGCTTCGGGGATCATGTTAACCAATACTATGTGTGTTGCCATGAACCGGAAATTCTGGCAAGTCATGGTTGGAGGTTTTGGGGGCGACTCTGATGAGGAAGGAGCGGGAAAATTGGCGGATGGGCGCACCATTACATCTACGACACCGGATGACACAGCGATCATGCTCAGTTATGCGCGGAAAGTCATTATTGTGCCCGGTTACGGATTAGCGGTTGCACAAGCTCAGCATCAGGTACGGGAATTGGCGGATGTACTGCAGGCACAAGGCGTGGAAGTCAAATATGCTGTTCATCCTGTGGCCGGGCGAATGCCGGGTCATATGAATGTGCTCTTAGCGGAAGCCAATGTGCCCTATGACTCGCTCTTTGAGATGGATGAGATTAATCATGAATTTGAGTCGACCGATGTAGCGCTTGTGATTGGGGCCAATGATGTCGTGAACCCTGCTGCTCGTCATGACAAGTCAAGTCCGATCTATGGGATGCCAATCCTGAATGTTGATCAGGCCGAGAGCGTCGTATTTTTGAAGCGAAGTATGCGACCGGGGTATTCTGGAGTCCCCAACCTGCTCTTCTTTGAGCCGAATACCCGAATGCTTTTTGGGGATGCAAAGGATTCGGTGACAGAGTTAATTAATGAGGTCAAGGCCGTTTGA
- a CDS encoding NAD(P) transhydrogenase subunit alpha, whose protein sequence is MAPYSLFVLAMFIGREVLSKVPQTLHTPLMSGSNAISGITIVGALVSAGMVGGVWAKWIGFAALICATINVVGGFMVTGRMLQMFKKKPTD, encoded by the coding sequence ATGGCTCCATACTCGCTCTTTGTATTGGCCATGTTTATTGGTCGAGAGGTGTTGAGTAAGGTCCCTCAGACCTTGCATACTCCCCTGATGTCCGGTTCCAATGCCATCAGCGGAATCACTATCGTTGGTGCATTGGTGTCAGCAGGGATGGTTGGAGGGGTGTGGGCAAAATGGATTGGTTTTGCTGCCCTGATTTGTGCGACCATCAATGTTGTAGGCGGCTTCATGGTGACGGGTCGGATGCTGCAGATGTTCAAGAAGAAGCCTACTGACTAA
- a CDS encoding Re/Si-specific NAD(P)(+) transhydrogenase subunit alpha, which yields MTLGIVRASAPAERRVALVPKVLSSLSKKGLEILVESKAGEGAQITDDAFREAGGRIVSGQEAWKSDIIVLVGPPSEDEMGRLKTGAVVIGFLQPLDTPERMAQLADRGVTALAMELVPRISRAQRMDAISAMASLAGYKAALIAANHLSRFFPLLTTAAGTVRPANVTILGAGVAGLQAIATARRLGARVWGYDIREAAREEVKSLGAQFVELDLEIEDMQDEGGYAKALMDAKAKQQVELLVPHLAKSDVVITTALIPGRTAPTLVSQKAVEAMAPGSIIVDLAAASGGNCTLTVADEVVVHHGVQIIGHTNLPSTVPADASFLYARTVSAMIDEFVQDGVFQPNFEDEIFKAACVCHNGHIVHERVLSMTKS from the coding sequence ATGACCCTAGGAATAGTTCGCGCCTCAGCACCGGCAGAACGGCGAGTGGCGTTGGTGCCCAAAGTTTTGTCCTCTCTGTCCAAGAAGGGTTTGGAGATTCTGGTAGAGTCCAAGGCCGGTGAAGGGGCTCAGATCACCGATGATGCATTTCGTGAAGCAGGGGGGCGAATTGTATCCGGGCAGGAAGCATGGAAGTCGGATATCATTGTATTGGTAGGGCCGCCTTCCGAGGATGAAATGGGCCGGCTGAAGACAGGGGCAGTTGTAATCGGATTCCTCCAGCCGCTTGATACGCCCGAGCGGATGGCTCAGTTAGCTGATCGGGGGGTAACCGCGTTGGCGATGGAACTTGTTCCCAGGATCTCGCGGGCACAGAGGATGGATGCAATCAGCGCAATGGCTTCTTTGGCGGGCTACAAGGCGGCACTGATCGCCGCCAATCATCTCTCTAGATTCTTTCCTTTGCTAACGACGGCGGCGGGAACGGTTCGCCCTGCAAATGTAACGATTCTGGGAGCTGGCGTAGCCGGGTTGCAGGCTATTGCAACCGCCCGCAGGCTTGGGGCCCGCGTATGGGGATACGATATTCGCGAAGCGGCCCGGGAAGAAGTCAAAAGCCTCGGGGCACAGTTTGTTGAATTAGACCTCGAAATTGAAGATATGCAGGATGAAGGCGGGTATGCCAAGGCATTGATGGATGCCAAGGCGAAGCAGCAGGTGGAGCTGCTAGTCCCGCATCTGGCGAAGTCAGATGTAGTAATCACAACTGCTTTGATTCCGGGACGCACTGCACCGACCTTAGTGAGCCAGAAAGCAGTCGAGGCCATGGCGCCCGGTAGCATTATCGTTGATCTGGCAGCGGCCAGCGGAGGAAATTGCACCCTGACGGTGGCGGATGAAGTAGTGGTTCATCATGGTGTTCAAATTATCGGCCATACGAATCTCCCATCCACTGTGCCCGCAGATGCCAGTTTTCTATACGCGCGTACAGTATCAGCAATGATCGATGAATTCGTTCAGGATGGGGTCTTTCAACCGAATTTTGAAGATGAAATCTTCAAAGCCGCCTGTGTTTGCCACAATGGACACATTGTGCATGAGCGCGTTCTCAGCATGACCAAATCATAA
- the serC gene encoding 3-phosphoserine/phosphohydroxythreonine transaminase, with product MTLTQSRRLHNFSAGPGTLPLSVIEAAREELPVFRNTGASVMEISHRSPAYIEIETSARERIGNLLGLTDDWHVLFLGGGASMQFHQVPLNFLPPDGQAAYLLTGTWAKKAHVEACKIGHGRIAASSAESAFNYIPDPTSWELDSRDSYLHYTSNNTVYGTQFHDTPDVSCPLVCDASSDFLSYPLELDRYGLIYAGAQKNIGPAGVTVVLVRDSFLETRNAGLPTMLNYGTHAAKCFNTPPVYAVYMVEKVLGWLEDQGGIPGIQAVNQKKAALLYDAIDSSGFYRGTAEKESRSRMNVTFRMAKEELEPVFIQQAAGHGLVALKGHRSVGGIRASIYNACPLESVEVLVDFMGDFEKKNG from the coding sequence ATGACCTTAACCCAATCTAGGCGTTTGCACAATTTTTCGGCAGGACCAGGTACGCTTCCTCTCTCGGTTATTGAGGCCGCTCGTGAAGAGCTGCCTGTATTTAGGAATACGGGAGCATCCGTGATGGAAATCTCTCATCGATCCCCAGCATACATTGAGATTGAGACCTCTGCCCGTGAGCGGATAGGGAATCTTCTGGGGTTGACGGATGATTGGCATGTGCTATTTCTTGGAGGAGGTGCGTCAATGCAGTTTCATCAAGTGCCGCTAAATTTTTTACCCCCAGATGGACAGGCTGCATACCTTCTTACGGGGACCTGGGCAAAGAAGGCGCATGTAGAAGCATGCAAGATTGGTCATGGTCGGATTGCTGCTTCCAGCGCAGAGTCAGCCTTTAACTATATTCCAGATCCGACATCATGGGAGTTGGATTCCCGAGATTCCTACCTGCATTATACATCCAACAATACCGTCTACGGAACTCAGTTTCATGATACGCCGGATGTAAGCTGCCCACTTGTTTGCGATGCATCCAGTGATTTTTTGAGTTATCCACTTGAGTTGGATCGCTATGGGCTGATTTATGCAGGGGCACAGAAAAATATCGGTCCGGCCGGAGTTACGGTTGTGTTGGTTCGAGACAGTTTTCTGGAAACTCGCAATGCAGGGTTGCCAACGATGTTGAATTACGGTACGCATGCTGCTAAATGCTTCAATACACCTCCGGTTTATGCGGTTTATATGGTCGAAAAGGTCCTGGGCTGGTTGGAGGATCAGGGAGGGATTCCGGGGATCCAAGCGGTGAACCAAAAGAAAGCCGCACTTTTGTACGATGCAATAGACTCCAGTGGATTTTACCGGGGAACTGCGGAGAAAGAGTCTCGCTCCCGCATGAATGTAACTTTCCGAATGGCAAAAGAAGAACTGGAGCCGGTTTTTATCCAACAGGCTGCAGGGCATGGATTGGTCGCACTCAAAGGACATCGGTCAGTCGGTGGAATCCGTGCCTCTATTTACAATGCATGTCCATTGGAATCCGTTGAAGTGCTGGTCGACTTTATGGGGGATTTTGAGAAGAAAAACGGATAG
- a CDS encoding hydroxyacid dehydrogenase gives MRVLIADKLPEKSIEALRQAGHTVVVEICSADQLQEAMVTHGIESLVVRSTKVTRSMIQHASSLELIVRAGAGYDSIDLEAASEFGVFVANCPGKNASAVAELTIGLIVSLDRWIPDNVSDARAGKWQKGRYAKARGLKGRVLGLVGMGKIGQLVAHMAQGLGLEVVAWSRSLTAESAAAFGVDYVDSPIQVAAQSDIVSLHVAATPSTFHLANREFFAAMKPGALFINTTRGSVVDENALLTALDEHGIRAALDVFADEPSYKEGPLTTQLHKHPSVYLTHHIGASTAQAQEATGDEAARVIDTYANTGVVPNCVNIAVQSAATHLITVRHLDKVGVLARVLDRIRKCNLNVQEMENQVFAGSMNAAVARIRVVGKPPEELSSLLKNIQDVLAVSEIKL, from the coding sequence ATGCGTGTACTGATTGCCGACAAATTGCCCGAAAAAAGTATTGAGGCCCTCAGGCAGGCCGGACACACCGTGGTGGTTGAAATTTGTTCAGCAGATCAGTTGCAGGAAGCAATGGTCACCCACGGGATAGAGTCACTGGTGGTACGATCCACCAAGGTGACGCGCAGTATGATTCAACACGCATCGTCCCTTGAACTGATCGTGCGGGCCGGCGCCGGATATGACTCCATTGATTTGGAAGCTGCTTCGGAGTTCGGAGTTTTCGTTGCGAATTGTCCTGGCAAAAATGCCAGTGCAGTTGCTGAGTTGACAATTGGCCTAATCGTTTCGCTGGATCGTTGGATTCCAGACAATGTCTCGGATGCCCGAGCAGGGAAATGGCAGAAGGGCAGGTATGCCAAGGCGCGGGGACTCAAAGGTAGAGTGCTCGGGCTCGTCGGCATGGGAAAAATTGGCCAGCTTGTTGCCCACATGGCACAGGGGCTCGGCCTTGAAGTGGTTGCATGGAGTCGCTCACTTACCGCTGAATCCGCTGCAGCATTTGGAGTGGACTATGTTGATAGCCCGATCCAGGTTGCCGCTCAGTCGGACATTGTTTCGCTGCATGTAGCGGCAACGCCGTCAACGTTTCATCTGGCGAACAGGGAGTTTTTCGCTGCAATGAAGCCAGGGGCGCTTTTTATAAATACTACACGGGGTAGTGTAGTGGATGAAAACGCCTTGCTTACAGCATTGGATGAGCACGGAATTCGCGCTGCCCTGGATGTGTTTGCAGATGAACCATCCTACAAGGAGGGTCCGCTAACGACACAGTTGCACAAACATCCTTCCGTGTACCTGACCCATCACATCGGAGCATCAACAGCCCAGGCGCAGGAAGCTACCGGGGATGAGGCTGCACGCGTAATTGATACGTATGCGAACACTGGCGTTGTCCCAAATTGCGTCAATATCGCAGTTCAATCTGCGGCAACACATTTGATAACGGTTCGGCATCTGGACAAGGTTGGTGTGCTTGCCCGCGTGCTGGATAGGATACGTAAGTGCAACCTGAACGTACAAGAGATGGAAAATCAGGTGTTTGCTGGTTCCATGAATGCCGCTGTTGCACGAATCCGCGTCGTTGGTAAACCTCCTGAAGAACTCTCAAGCTTGCTCAAAAATATTCAAGACGTATTAGCTGTTTCAGAAATTAAACTTTGA
- a CDS encoding DUF1015 domain-containing protein gives MAIIKAFAALRPTSDAAESVACVPYDVISVAEARELARGNPKSFLHIIRPEIDLDPSIDEYDTAVYLQGAKNLRHFASGEYSHQETEPSLYAYRIRMDEHEQVGIYGLVSVEEYKRGAILKHENIRPPKVADRTRHIVTQAAHAEPVNLVFKEHAPVMDLMDACTKTEPLFDFTAKDGIQHTVWRFADPERLVEAFEGVDPIYIADGHHRCEAAWKAWDQEGASGSDFFPAVCFPAGSTQILPYNRVIRVQNAAKLIQEIDGIGAIQKSTAKATPSVRGEVSLYADGAWHTVTLPPTRRSGVADQLDVARLGEFVLEPFLGITDQRTDPNITFVGGIRGTDELVKRVEESEHSAVAFSMFATSMDQLLAVSDAHELMPPKSTWFEPKLRSGLLIHHFAG, from the coding sequence ATGGCAATAATCAAGGCATTCGCCGCCCTTCGGCCCACTTCTGATGCAGCAGAAAGTGTCGCTTGTGTCCCTTATGATGTCATCAGTGTAGCGGAGGCCCGTGAACTGGCGAGAGGGAACCCAAAAAGCTTCCTTCATATCATCCGTCCAGAAATTGACCTGGATCCAAGTATTGATGAATATGATACGGCTGTCTATTTGCAGGGAGCCAAAAATTTGCGTCACTTTGCCTCAGGCGAATACAGCCACCAGGAAACAGAACCTTCACTCTATGCTTACCGCATCCGAATGGATGAACACGAACAGGTTGGCATCTATGGGCTTGTATCCGTTGAAGAATACAAGCGGGGAGCTATCCTCAAGCACGAAAATATTCGGCCTCCAAAGGTTGCTGATCGAACCCGTCATATCGTCACACAGGCTGCCCACGCGGAGCCGGTAAATCTGGTATTCAAGGAGCATGCACCAGTAATGGACTTAATGGATGCGTGCACAAAAACAGAGCCGTTATTTGATTTTACGGCGAAGGATGGGATCCAGCATACGGTGTGGAGATTTGCAGATCCGGAGCGTTTAGTGGAGGCGTTTGAAGGAGTTGATCCAATCTATATCGCGGATGGACATCATCGGTGTGAGGCGGCCTGGAAGGCATGGGATCAGGAGGGAGCGTCTGGCAGCGATTTTTTCCCTGCTGTATGCTTCCCGGCAGGCAGTACACAGATTCTGCCGTACAACCGTGTCATTCGTGTACAGAATGCGGCAAAATTGATTCAGGAGATTGACGGGATCGGTGCGATTCAAAAGTCTACCGCGAAAGCTACACCATCGGTTCGAGGGGAGGTGTCTCTGTATGCGGACGGGGCGTGGCATACGGTTACGCTACCCCCAACAAGGCGCAGCGGCGTGGCAGATCAATTGGATGTTGCTCGCTTGGGAGAATTTGTCCTGGAGCCTTTTTTAGGGATTACAGATCAGCGCACAGATCCAAACATTACATTCGTGGGTGGAATCCGCGGCACGGATGAGCTTGTGAAACGGGTGGAGGAAAGCGAACATAGCGCTGTTGCCTTCTCAATGTTCGCAACCAGTATGGACCAGCTGCTGGCCGTCTCGGATGCGCACGAGCTCATGCCGCCAAAATCAACCTGGTTTGAGCCGAAGCTTCGGAGTGGACTTTTGATTCATCATTTTGCAGGATAA
- a CDS encoding T9SS type A sorting domain-containing protein produces MSLIGRKFKVTVASIIVLGAWVQLSSSISLQAQVPKVTASAVVGEDGIVNEDSLKAFVTWATSEYEKIEDLDAGLETLADLYREGSDYNSGEIYLILLAAGEGLSPNGLITFHGKSPQLNNTFVLNETDGEGTEVIKEMLKATKEEAIKVEYCKYDDPMNRSDCTRMTSFAMRYKPPTLNYELVVVGGYSQNLESLCTPREDLEYPEISAAEVMSRETLKMFVDGATEWVRNFYEQQGLIAAIQLGCQLRIKVEDGGHFIDGTVYLYMITEKGNVIFHATDPYREGRQVLGNPDLRGDSTFVQRIIKTAQAGGGFEDYYWNDPDNPNDDEEGSLRTTYANVIRVAGIFAGDPDLIVAGSFFPGTSTAVEDEIREIPSEFVLQGNYPNPFNPSTRILFDLPERAKVTLQVIDVLGRKVTELPVQQFEAGANLTIELNAAHLASGTYLYRMIAIGSQSRYEKTGIMTLVK; encoded by the coding sequence ATGTCGTTAATCGGTAGGAAATTCAAGGTTACCGTGGCCTCAATAATCGTTTTGGGAGCATGGGTCCAACTATCTAGCTCAATCTCACTTCAGGCGCAGGTGCCGAAGGTGACAGCCAGCGCAGTCGTGGGTGAGGATGGAATAGTGAATGAAGATTCGCTAAAAGCTTTTGTCACCTGGGCCACCTCGGAGTATGAGAAGATCGAAGATCTTGACGCAGGGCTTGAAACCTTGGCTGATTTGTACAGAGAAGGTTCTGATTACAATTCAGGCGAGATCTATCTGATTCTGCTTGCAGCAGGCGAGGGCCTCAGCCCCAACGGACTCATTACGTTTCATGGCAAGTCTCCCCAGTTAAACAATACCTTCGTTCTAAACGAAACAGATGGGGAGGGGACGGAGGTGATCAAGGAGATGCTGAAGGCAACGAAGGAGGAAGCAATAAAGGTGGAGTATTGTAAGTACGATGATCCGATGAATCGTTCGGACTGTACGAGGATGACGAGTTTCGCGATGAGATACAAACCACCCACATTGAACTACGAGTTGGTGGTTGTAGGCGGATATTCCCAGAATTTAGAAAGTCTGTGCACACCCCGTGAGGACCTAGAGTACCCTGAGATTTCTGCTGCCGAAGTGATGAGCCGCGAAACTCTCAAAATGTTTGTGGACGGTGCTACAGAATGGGTGCGGAATTTTTATGAACAGCAGGGGCTAATTGCTGCGATTCAGTTGGGATGTCAACTCCGAATAAAAGTCGAAGATGGTGGGCACTTCATAGATGGCACGGTTTACCTCTATATGATTACGGAAAAAGGTAATGTGATATTCCACGCTACGGATCCCTATCGGGAAGGTCGCCAAGTTCTCGGCAACCCCGATCTTAGAGGAGATTCGACTTTCGTGCAGAGAATCATCAAAACAGCCCAGGCCGGTGGTGGTTTCGAGGATTATTACTGGAATGATCCAGACAATCCCAATGATGATGAGGAAGGATCGCTCAGAACGACTTATGCGAATGTGATCAGAGTGGCAGGAATATTCGCCGGCGATCCAGATCTCATTGTGGCTGGTTCATTCTTTCCTGGTACGTCAACGGCCGTTGAGGACGAGATTCGCGAAATCCCTTCGGAGTTCGTGCTCCAGGGGAACTACCCGAATCCGTTCAATCCGTCAACGCGGATTCTATTTGATCTTCCTGAGAGGGCGAAGGTAACGCTGCAGGTTATAGATGTGTTGGGACGCAAGGTGACGGAGTTACCCGTGCAGCAGTTTGAGGCGGGTGCGAACCTCACCATAGAATTGAATGCCGCTCACCTAGCATCGGGGACCTATCTGTATCGGATGATTGCGATAGGATCGCAAAGTCGGTATGAAAAGACGGGGATCATGACACTCGTGAAATAG
- the rfbB gene encoding dTDP-glucose 4,6-dehydratase gives MSSILHQPLRILVTGGAGFIGANFLHRIVPQLSDTVIVNLDKLTYAGNLQSLQAIEKAPNYKFVHGDICDLDLVQKLFAEYQFTTVIHFAAESHVDRSIQSPIDFARSNVIGTASILQAAKDSWMHASSDMQEFRFVHVSTDEVFGALGPSGKFSPDTPYAPRSPYAASKASADHFVRAYAETYGLPAVISNCSNNYGPYQFPEKLIPLAIVRALDMDPIPVYSKGENVRDWLHVNDHCEALMCMLQHGLAGETYLVGGSGECSNLELLRLLLTIVDEELGRTPESSWKLIKFVKDRPGHDFRYAIDASKLVTELGWAPNHTLEEGLRATVRWYLSNQPWLQSVMDESYRTYLKTQYEAV, from the coding sequence ATGTCCTCAATTCTTCATCAACCCCTCCGTATCCTAGTGACAGGAGGTGCCGGCTTTATCGGTGCAAATTTTCTGCACCGGATTGTCCCGCAGCTCTCCGATACCGTAATCGTAAATCTCGACAAGTTGACCTACGCTGGCAACCTGCAGAGCTTGCAGGCAATTGAGAAGGCACCCAACTACAAATTTGTCCATGGGGACATCTGTGACCTGGATTTAGTGCAAAAATTGTTTGCCGAGTATCAATTCACAACCGTAATTCACTTTGCAGCTGAGAGCCATGTGGATCGGTCCATCCAGTCCCCCATAGATTTTGCACGGTCGAACGTCATCGGAACCGCCTCCATTTTACAAGCCGCCAAAGATTCCTGGATGCATGCCTCATCAGACATGCAGGAATTTCGATTTGTACATGTCTCCACAGATGAAGTGTTCGGAGCCTTGGGTCCTTCTGGTAAATTCTCGCCCGATACTCCCTATGCACCTCGTTCTCCCTATGCGGCTTCGAAAGCGTCTGCAGATCACTTCGTTCGTGCATATGCGGAGACTTATGGTCTTCCAGCGGTGATTTCGAATTGCTCCAACAATTACGGACCCTATCAATTTCCAGAAAAGCTGATTCCGTTGGCGATTGTTCGAGCCCTGGATATGGATCCCATCCCGGTGTATTCAAAAGGAGAAAATGTACGGGACTGGCTTCATGTCAATGATCATTGTGAAGCATTGATGTGCATGCTTCAGCATGGTTTAGCGGGAGAAACCTATTTGGTTGGTGGATCGGGAGAATGTTCAAACCTGGAATTGCTACGATTACTGCTAACTATTGTGGATGAAGAACTAGGACGTACCCCTGAAAGCAGTTGGAAACTCATCAAATTTGTTAAGGACCGGCCAGGGCACGACTTCCGTTACGCAATTGATGCGAGTAAACTTGTAACCGAGCTGGGGTGGGCCCCAAACCATACGCTCGAAGAAGGACTGCGTGCAACCGTTCGATGGTACTTGTCCAACCAGCCATGGCTACAGTCTGTTATGGACGAGAGCTACCGTACGTATCTAAAAACCCAGTATGAGGCAGTATGA
- a CDS encoding HAD hydrolase-like protein, whose translation MKLLLFDIDGTLIKPIQSSRVHIEYVLGELCGRSISTQGVSFSGRTDPQIFEETLHLAGFSPEETEDLIPIALKHYTAHATYVSDEVESSDGVVELLEYLKPNKSVQLALLTGNVRVTAYRKLAAARLDDLFPFGAFGCDHADRNKLPAIAASRALKHCGRTFVKDDIVIIGDSVHDITCGQGIGALSVAVATGYTSYQDLKSAEPDVLLQDLTNIDDFCHQAGIKSDAC comes from the coding sequence ATGAAGCTACTGCTGTTTGATATTGACGGAACTCTAATCAAACCCATTCAGTCCAGCCGTGTACATATCGAATACGTACTTGGGGAGCTTTGCGGTCGATCCATTTCAACACAGGGAGTGTCATTTTCTGGACGCACAGACCCACAGATCTTTGAGGAAACTCTACACTTGGCTGGGTTCAGCCCAGAAGAAACGGAGGACCTCATACCGATTGCATTAAAACACTATACCGCCCACGCAACCTATGTTTCCGATGAGGTTGAATCCTCGGATGGTGTCGTAGAGCTTCTCGAATACCTGAAACCAAACAAATCTGTCCAACTGGCTCTCCTGACTGGGAATGTTCGTGTGACTGCATATCGAAAACTGGCTGCAGCCCGGCTGGATGACTTGTTCCCGTTCGGTGCATTTGGGTGCGACCATGCCGACCGGAACAAACTCCCTGCAATCGCCGCTTCACGTGCACTGAAGCACTGCGGAAGAACGTTTGTGAAAGATGACATTGTCATTATCGGCGACTCAGTACATGATATAACTTGTGGCCAGGGGATTGGAGCATTGAGCGTCGCCGTTGCAACTGGATATACAAGCTACCAGGACCTCAAATCAGCAGAACCCGATGTGCTGCTACAGGATTTGACGAATATTGATGACTTCTGTCATCAAGCGGGAATCAAGTCGGACGCTTGTTGA
- a CDS encoding low molecular weight phosphotyrosine protein phosphatase encodes MKVPYQKPRRIMFVCLGNHCRSPLAHGYFQYLLKKHNLEGEIEVASSGTSGWHLGELPDRRVCQVAEKHGFTLRHIRGRKITKQDLEECELILVMDRSNLRDVLALDEQGRYADKVKLLRTFDPISMHDEVPDPYYTGIFEEVYQIVSQACDALLKDMKVQVAG; translated from the coding sequence ATGAAGGTTCCCTACCAGAAGCCCAGACGTATCATGTTTGTATGTCTAGGTAATCATTGCAGAAGCCCACTCGCGCACGGCTATTTTCAATATTTACTGAAAAAGCACAACCTGGAAGGTGAGATTGAGGTAGCCTCTTCGGGGACAAGCGGTTGGCATCTTGGTGAACTCCCTGACCGACGGGTATGTCAGGTTGCAGAAAAGCATGGATTTACGCTCAGACACATTCGAGGGCGAAAAATTACAAAACAGGATCTTGAAGAGTGTGAGCTCATCCTTGTAATGGACCGGAGCAATTTGAGAGATGTATTGGCATTGGATGAGCAAGGCCGCTATGCCGATAAAGTGAAACTGTTGCGAACGTTTGATCCAATATCTATGCACGATGAGGTGCCAGATCCGTACTATACGGGCATCTTTGAGGAGGTATACCAGATTGTGAGTCAGGCATGTGATGCGCTCCTGAAAGACATGAAAGTTCAAGTGGCCGGATAG